One stretch of Rosistilla oblonga DNA includes these proteins:
- a CDS encoding carbohydrate porin produces MNHCLTLRITWKACLACLLVTSTAQAGELAETYEAMQENGYSFTGNVTQFGFGVVGGGNDSLPDSLRYSGHGDYLLNVDASKFGLQDGLFFRLRAEHRFGEQLNPANTGSVMPPTIASHLPAETENLYITNLVVTQALSENFALFMGKFDTLDGDRNDFAHGRGISQFSNLALVTNPAAIVASPYSSLGAGFAILHDYEPLFVFTIMNPTDTTRTSGFDELFNNGVLLTAGLRVPTNFFGKLGHQSFTALYSTQYFSELVPDPRASLSGSGEDVTIDLTNKQEGTYAFLYNFDQYLYSDRQGRGFGLFGRVGVGDQSVNPLRLFLSAGIGGHNMLSRSRRNDSFGAGYYYLDATKDEALLKDIKDETGALRDGQGLELYYNFNICSFMDLTFDYQLIGSASDTPTFEDPTSILGARMNIRL; encoded by the coding sequence ATGAATCATTGTTTAACGCTTAGGATCACTTGGAAGGCATGTCTGGCATGTCTTCTTGTGACATCGACGGCCCAAGCTGGCGAATTGGCAGAAACCTATGAGGCGATGCAGGAGAACGGCTACAGCTTCACCGGCAATGTGACTCAATTTGGTTTCGGCGTGGTCGGCGGCGGCAACGACAGCCTGCCCGACTCGCTTCGCTACAGCGGTCACGGCGACTATCTGTTGAACGTCGACGCCAGCAAGTTTGGTCTGCAAGATGGGCTGTTTTTTCGGTTGCGCGCCGAGCATCGCTTTGGCGAACAACTCAATCCGGCTAACACCGGGTCGGTCATGCCGCCGACGATCGCCAGTCATCTGCCCGCGGAGACCGAGAACCTCTACATCACGAATCTCGTCGTGACCCAGGCGCTGTCGGAGAACTTTGCTCTCTTTATGGGTAAGTTCGATACGCTCGATGGCGATCGCAACGACTTCGCCCATGGCCGCGGCATCTCTCAATTTTCGAACCTCGCGTTGGTCACCAACCCAGCCGCGATCGTCGCCTCACCTTACTCCAGTCTGGGAGCCGGGTTTGCGATCTTGCACGATTACGAGCCACTGTTCGTGTTCACGATCATGAATCCAACCGACACGACGCGAACCAGCGGTTTTGATGAACTGTTTAACAATGGCGTACTGCTGACCGCGGGTCTTCGCGTGCCAACCAACTTCTTTGGAAAACTTGGCCACCAATCGTTCACCGCGCTCTATTCGACTCAGTACTTCAGCGAACTGGTCCCCGACCCACGTGCAAGCCTCTCTGGATCGGGGGAGGATGTCACGATCGATCTGACCAACAAGCAAGAGGGCACGTACGCCTTCCTATATAACTTCGACCAGTACCTTTACAGCGACCGCCAAGGACGCGGATTTGGTCTGTTCGGACGCGTCGGTGTTGGAGACCAATCGGTGAACCCACTGCGTCTGTTCTTGAGCGCTGGTATCGGCGGTCACAACATGCTCTCGCGCAGCCGCCGCAACGATTCCTTTGGCGCTGGCTATTACTACTTGGACGCGACCAAAGACGAAGCACTTCTAAAAGATATCAAGGACGAAACCGGGGCGCTCCGCGACGGCCAAGGACTCGAACTGTACTACAACTTCAACATCTGTTCGTTCATGGACCTGACGTTCGACTACCAACTGATCGGCTCGGCCTCCGACACTCCGACCTTCGAGGAC